A genomic window from Chitinophaga pollutisoli includes:
- a CDS encoding ribonucleoside-diphosphate reductase subunit alpha, whose product MFVIKRDGRKETVKFDKITARVEKLCYGLAPEYVDSIDVAKKVIQGLYDGVTTSELDNLAAETAASLTTKHPDYAQLASRIAVSNLHKNTLKSFSKTMKKLYEYVDPKTGKNAGLLGDDVWEIIKKNAEILDSTIIYDRDFAFDYFGFKTLERSYLLKVDGKIAERPQHMFMRVAVGIHKEDIDSAIKTYELMSERWFTHATPTLFNAGTPKPQMSSCFLLTMKGDSIDGIYDTLKQTAKISQSAGGIGLSIHNIRATGSYISGTNGTSNGIIPMLRVFNDTARYVDQGGGKRKGAFAIYLEPWHADVFEFLDLRKNHGKEEMRARDLFYALWMPDLFMKRVEENGDWSLFCPHEAPGLADCWGEEFEKLYEKYESENRQRKTVKAQDLWFAILDAQIETGTPYLLYKDSANRKSNQQNLGTIKSSNLCTEIIEYTAEDEVAVCNLASLALPRFVIDGKFDHKRLYDVTYQATINLNRIIDQNYYPVDEARNSNLRHRPIGLGVQGLADAFFLLRYPFESEQAQQLNKEIFETIYFASLTASKDLAITEGKYASYEGSPISKGILQYDMWNVQPSDRWDWTGLKAEIKQHGVRNSLLLAPMPTASTSQILGNNECFEPYTSNIYTRRVLSGEFVVVNKHLLKDLVELGLWDNDMKNKIIAANGSIQGIPEIPSNIKELYKTVWEIKQRTIIDMAADRGAFICQSQSLNLFVDKPSASKLTSMHFYAWKKGLKTGMYYLRTQAAAQAVQFTVEKQGGQNMVPVLPAEGGSEMEIVEGAVCTMEEGCVTCSA is encoded by the coding sequence ATGTTCGTTATAAAAAGAGACGGCAGAAAAGAAACTGTCAAGTTCGACAAGATTACGGCAAGGGTAGAGAAGCTGTGTTACGGACTTGCGCCGGAATACGTTGATTCAATAGATGTAGCGAAGAAAGTGATCCAGGGATTGTATGACGGCGTTACCACCAGCGAGCTCGACAACCTCGCCGCGGAAACCGCAGCGTCCCTGACAACCAAGCACCCGGACTACGCGCAGCTCGCTTCCCGCATCGCGGTGAGCAACCTGCATAAAAATACTCTGAAGTCGTTCTCCAAAACGATGAAGAAACTGTACGAATATGTGGACCCCAAGACCGGTAAAAACGCCGGCCTGCTGGGCGACGACGTATGGGAGATCATCAAAAAGAACGCGGAGATCCTCGACTCCACCATCATTTACGACCGCGACTTCGCATTCGATTACTTCGGTTTCAAAACGCTGGAACGCTCTTACCTCCTGAAAGTGGACGGCAAGATCGCCGAGCGCCCGCAGCACATGTTCATGCGCGTGGCCGTTGGCATCCACAAAGAAGACATCGACTCCGCCATCAAAACTTACGAGCTGATGAGCGAGCGCTGGTTCACGCATGCCACGCCCACCCTGTTCAACGCCGGCACCCCCAAACCGCAGATGAGCTCCTGCTTCCTGCTGACCATGAAGGGCGACAGCATCGATGGCATTTACGACACCCTGAAGCAGACCGCCAAGATCTCCCAGAGCGCAGGCGGCATCGGCCTCAGCATCCATAACATCCGGGCTACCGGCTCCTACATCAGCGGTACCAACGGTACTTCCAACGGCATCATCCCCATGCTGCGCGTGTTCAACGACACCGCACGGTACGTGGACCAGGGCGGCGGCAAGCGCAAAGGCGCATTCGCCATCTACCTGGAGCCCTGGCACGCCGACGTGTTCGAGTTCCTGGACCTGCGCAAGAACCACGGTAAAGAAGAAATGCGCGCCCGCGACCTCTTCTACGCCCTCTGGATGCCCGACCTGTTCATGAAGCGCGTGGAAGAAAACGGCGACTGGAGCCTCTTCTGCCCTCATGAAGCACCCGGACTGGCCGATTGCTGGGGCGAGGAATTCGAGAAACTGTACGAAAAATACGAATCCGAAAACCGCCAGCGAAAAACCGTGAAGGCGCAGGATCTGTGGTTCGCTATCCTCGACGCACAAATCGAGACCGGCACGCCTTACCTGCTGTATAAAGACTCCGCCAACCGCAAGTCCAACCAGCAGAACCTGGGCACCATCAAATCCTCCAACCTCTGCACCGAGATCATCGAATACACCGCCGAAGACGAAGTCGCCGTGTGCAACCTCGCTTCCCTGGCGCTGCCCCGTTTCGTGATCGACGGCAAGTTCGACCACAAACGCCTGTATGATGTTACCTACCAGGCTACCATCAACCTGAACAGGATCATCGACCAGAATTATTACCCGGTAGATGAAGCCCGCAACTCCAACCTCCGCCACCGCCCCATCGGCCTCGGCGTGCAGGGCCTGGCCGACGCGTTCTTCCTCCTCCGTTATCCCTTCGAAAGCGAGCAGGCGCAACAGCTGAACAAAGAAATCTTTGAAACGATCTACTTCGCTTCGCTGACCGCTTCCAAAGACCTCGCCATCACTGAAGGTAAATACGCTTCCTACGAAGGATCGCCCATTTCCAAAGGCATCCTGCAATACGACATGTGGAACGTGCAGCCCTCCGACCGTTGGGACTGGACCGGCCTGAAAGCCGAAATCAAACAGCACGGCGTGCGCAACTCCCTGCTGCTGGCGCCCATGCCCACCGCTTCCACTTCCCAGATCCTGGGCAACAACGAGTGCTTCGAGCCATATACTTCCAACATCTACACCCGCCGCGTGCTGAGCGGAGAGTTCGTAGTGGTGAACAAACACCTGTTGAAAGACCTCGTGGAGCTCGGCCTGTGGGACAACGATATGAAGAACAAGATCATCGCGGCGAACGGCTCTATCCAGGGCATCCCCGAGATCCCTTCCAATATCAAGGAACTGTACAAAACCGTTTGGGAGATCAAGCAGCGTACGATCATCGACATGGCGGCCGACCGCGGCGCGTTCATCTGCCAGTCGCAATCCCTCAACCTGTTTGTAGACAAACCGTCCGCTTCCAAGCTCACTTCCATGCACTTCTACGCCTGGAAGAAAGGCCTCAAGACCGGTATGTACTACCTCCGTACCCAGGCTGCGGCACAAGCCGTTCAGTTTACGGTGGAAAAACAAGGCGGCCAGAACATGGTTCCCGTATTACCTGCCGAAGGCGGTTCCGAAATGGAAATCGTGGAAGGCGCGGTATGCACCATGGAAGAAGGTTGCGTAACTTGCAGCGCGTAA
- a CDS encoding TlpA disulfide reductase family protein → MSTCFFIWSLWMATAVTRVSPAELEARLARTDSPMVVNLWATWCAPCVEELPYFEKAAKQNPGIQFVYLSLDLDEAYPHQIESFVSKLGLSGEVWWMEESNANKYAPLIDAQWKGSLPATLFIHPGKKYRKFIQGAMDEGAVMKEVAALRD, encoded by the coding sequence ATGAGCACCTGTTTTTTCATATGGAGCCTTTGGATGGCGACGGCCGTCACCCGCGTAAGTCCTGCGGAGCTGGAGGCGCGTCTGGCCCGGACGGATTCCCCGATGGTGGTGAACCTCTGGGCTACCTGGTGCGCGCCATGCGTGGAGGAGCTGCCTTATTTCGAAAAAGCGGCGAAGCAAAATCCCGGCATACAATTCGTGTATCTGAGCCTGGATCTCGATGAAGCTTATCCGCACCAGATCGAATCGTTTGTGAGCAAGCTCGGTTTGAGCGGTGAAGTGTGGTGGATGGAGGAAAGCAATGCCAACAAATACGCCCCGCTGATCGACGCGCAGTGGAAAGGAAGCCTGCCGGCCACGTTGTTCATCCATCCCGGTAAAAAGTATCGCAAATTTATCCAGGGCGCGATGGACGAGGGGGCGGTGATGAAGGAAGTTGCGGCGTTGCGGGATTAA
- a CDS encoding ribonucleoside-diphosphate reductase small subunit: MNNENEILLKENKDRFVLLPINYPAIWEQYKRHEASFWTAEEIDLSGDLADWAKLNDGERHFITHVLAFFAASDGIVNENLAVNFMSEVQIPEARCFYGFQIMMENIHSETYALLIDTYVKDPVEKDRLFHAIETVPAVKKKAEWALRWIENGTFAERLVAFAAVEGIFFSGSFCSIFWLKKRGLMPGLTFSNELISRDEGLHCEFACLLYSMLEGKMSEKQVHEIISDAVSIEKEFITEALPAALIGMNADLMKQYIEFVADRWLVALGCSKIYNSANPFDFMEMISLQGKTNFFEKRVGDYQKAGVMGEKGTQTFSLDEDF, from the coding sequence ATGAATAACGAGAACGAGATACTACTGAAGGAAAACAAAGACAGGTTCGTACTCCTGCCTATCAACTACCCCGCCATCTGGGAACAGTACAAACGCCACGAAGCCAGCTTCTGGACCGCCGAGGAAATCGACCTGTCGGGCGACCTGGCCGACTGGGCCAAACTGAACGACGGCGAACGCCACTTCATCACCCACGTACTGGCATTCTTCGCCGCGTCCGACGGGATCGTGAACGAGAACCTGGCCGTTAACTTCATGAGCGAAGTGCAGATCCCCGAAGCCCGCTGCTTCTATGGTTTCCAGATCATGATGGAAAACATCCACTCCGAAACCTATGCCCTGCTCATCGATACATATGTGAAAGACCCCGTTGAAAAGGATCGTCTTTTCCACGCCATAGAAACCGTGCCGGCCGTGAAGAAAAAAGCCGAATGGGCCCTCCGCTGGATCGAGAACGGCACCTTCGCGGAACGCCTCGTGGCATTCGCCGCCGTGGAAGGCATCTTCTTCTCCGGCTCCTTCTGCTCCATCTTCTGGTTGAAAAAACGCGGCCTCATGCCCGGGCTCACCTTCTCCAACGAGCTGATCTCCCGCGACGAAGGCCTCCACTGCGAATTCGCCTGCCTGCTGTATTCCATGCTCGAAGGCAAAATGAGCGAAAAACAGGTACACGAAATCATCTCCGACGCCGTTTCCATCGAGAAAGAATTCATCACCGAAGCCCTCCCCGCAGCGCTCATCGGAATGAACGCCGATCTCATGAAACAATATATCGAATTCGTAGCCGACAGATGGCTCGTGGCACTCGGTTGCAGCAAAATCTACAACAGCGCCAACCCCTTCGATTTCATGGAAATGATCTCGCTCCAGGGCAAAACCAACTTCTTCGAAAAACGCGTGGGCGACTACCAGAAAGCCGGCGTAATGGGCGAAAAAGGAACACAAACCTTCAGCCTCGACGAAGATTTCTAG
- a CDS encoding RNA polymerase sigma-70 factor, which translates to MEQLLERIAKNSDQLAFGQLFSYYSDRLIYFATALVRSREEAEEVVADVFVKLWQQRARLLDIHYFQTYLYTAVRNTALNHTSRSVIPYEELEDQHATLMPCVVSPEESLISRENLRQIEQAVNELPLRCRLIFKLVKEDGLSYREVAEVLDISINTVNAQITIALKKLGSAIDLRKPFRLPLARK; encoded by the coding sequence ATGGAGCAGTTGTTGGAAAGAATCGCGAAGAACAGTGACCAGTTGGCTTTCGGCCAGCTCTTTTCCTATTACAGCGACCGCCTCATTTATTTCGCCACCGCCCTCGTGCGCTCCCGCGAAGAAGCCGAAGAAGTAGTGGCCGATGTGTTCGTCAAACTCTGGCAACAACGCGCCCGCCTCCTGGACATCCATTACTTCCAAACATACCTTTACACCGCAGTCCGCAATACCGCCCTGAACCACACCTCCCGTTCCGTTATTCCTTACGAAGAGCTGGAAGACCAGCACGCCACGCTCATGCCCTGCGTCGTATCTCCCGAAGAATCCCTCATCAGCCGCGAAAACCTGCGCCAGATCGAGCAGGCGGTCAATGAACTGCCGCTGCGCTGCCGGCTTATTTTCAAACTGGTGAAGGAAGACGGCCTTTCGTACCGCGAAGTGGCGGAAGTACTCGATATATCCATCAATACGGTGAACGCCCAGATCACCATCGCGCTGAAGAAACTGGGGTCGGCCATCGACCTGCGTAAACCATTCCGCTTACCACTTGCGCGCAAATAA